A portion of the Falco naumanni isolate bFalNau1 chromosome 9, bFalNau1.pat, whole genome shotgun sequence genome contains these proteins:
- the FGFBP3 gene encoding fibroblast growth factor-binding protein 3, with translation MRLPLALLALAALGAAAAGGTGREAAQAGRFSTPERHRCRWELRWAAGASELRLSCWPPAGGGAARSCAYRGEPRRCPAYGARSRQYWRQVLGRLRRRRHPCAPGGPLSARLCGPGRAPPEAQLRLLPGPGASPPPATAGPGQHPAETYCAERWHSLCSFFVGFWEG, from the coding sequence ATGAGGCTGCCCCTGGCGCTGCTGGCCCTGGCCGCACtgggggccgccgccgccggcgggaCGGGTCGGGAGGCGGCGCAGGCGGGCCGGTTCTCCACGCCGGAGCGGCACCGGTGCCGCTGGGAGCTGCGCTGGGCGGCGGGGGCCAGCGAGCTGCGGCTGAGCTGCTGgccgccggcgggcggcggggcggcgcggagcTGCGCCTACCGCGGGGagccgcggcgctgccccgccTACGGCGCCCGCAGCCGCCAGTACTGGCGGcaggtgctgggcaggctgcggcggcggcggcacccCTGCGCGCCGGGCGGCCCGCTCAGCGCCCGCCTCTGCGGCCCGGGCCGGGCGCCCCCCGAGGCGCAGCTCCGCCtgctgcccggccccggcgcctccccgccgcccgccaccGCGGGGCCCGGCCAGCACCCGGCGGAGACCTACTGCGCCGAGCGGTGGCACTCGCTGTGCAGCTTCTTCGTCGGCTTCTGGGAGGGCTGA